The Agromyces mangrovi genome contains a region encoding:
- a CDS encoding DNA-directed RNA polymerase subunit alpha, which produces MLIAQRPTLTEENISEFRSRFVIEPLEPGFGYTLGNSLRRTLLSSIPGAAVTSIRIDGVLHEFSTVPGVKEDVTEIILNIKNLVVSSEHDEPITAYLRKQGSGEVTAADISAPAGVEVHNPELVIATLNDTAKFELELTIERGRGYVSASQNRSEFSEAGQIPVDSIYSPVLKVTYRVEATRAGERTDFDRLVVDVETKAAISPRDAIASAGRTLTELFGLARELNNAAEGIEIGPAPVDAVLSSELSIPIEDLDLSVRSYNCLKREGINTVSELVALSETQLMNIRNFGQKSVDEVKDKLTEMGLSLKDSVPGFDGAHFYTGFDEEN; this is translated from the coding sequence GTGCTGATCGCACAGCGTCCCACGCTCACGGAAGAGAACATCTCGGAGTTCCGTTCGCGTTTCGTGATCGAGCCCCTCGAGCCGGGCTTCGGTTACACCCTCGGCAACTCGCTTCGCCGCACCCTCCTGTCGTCGATCCCCGGTGCCGCCGTCACGAGCATCCGCATCGACGGCGTGCTGCACGAGTTCTCCACCGTGCCGGGCGTGAAGGAGGATGTCACCGAGATCATCCTCAACATCAAGAACCTGGTCGTCTCCAGCGAGCACGACGAGCCCATCACCGCGTACCTGCGCAAGCAGGGTTCGGGTGAGGTCACCGCGGCCGACATCTCGGCTCCGGCGGGCGTCGAGGTGCACAACCCCGAGCTCGTCATCGCGACCCTGAACGACACCGCGAAGTTCGAACTCGAGCTCACCATCGAGCGCGGCCGCGGCTACGTCTCGGCCAGCCAGAACCGCAGCGAGTTCTCCGAGGCCGGCCAGATCCCGGTCGACTCGATCTACTCGCCCGTGCTGAAGGTCACCTACCGCGTCGAGGCGACGCGTGCCGGTGAGCGCACCGACTTCGACCGACTCGTGGTCGACGTCGAGACCAAGGCGGCCATCAGCCCGCGCGACGCCATCGCGTCGGCCGGTCGCACGCTCACCGAGCTGTTCGGCCTCGCCCGCGAGCTGAACAACGCCGCCGAGGGCATCGAGATCGGCCCCGCGCCGGTCGACGCCGTGCTCTCGAGCGAGCTCTCGATCCCGATCGAGGACCTCGACCTGTCGGTGCGTTCGTACAACTGCCTGAAGCGCGAGGGCATCAACACGGTCTCGGAGCTCGTCGCACTGAGCGAGACCCAGCTGATGAACATCCGCAACTTCGGCCAGAAGTCGGTCGACGAGGTCAAGGACAAGCTCACCGAGATGGGCCTGTCGCTGAAGGACTCGGTCCCCGGCTTCGACGGCGCGCACTTCTACACCGGGTTCGACGAAGAGAACTAG